GCACTAAGTTTATTCTTCAACGGGTTGAATTTAGCCACGCGCCGCTAGCGGATTCAGTCCATTACAGACGTTTATTCAAAACTGATGTGGTGTTTAATCGCGAACATGATCAGATAATAGTAGCTAAGGGCTTTCTAGATATTCCCCTTGACCGAGGTGATGATAGATTGAAAATCGCTACTGCTAACTATCTAAGCGAACTCAAGCAAGAATTTGTGTTCGACATAGTTCAGCAGGTCATTACCCTAGTGCAACAAACTCTCAGCTCTCAAGAAGCCAATCTTCAACACATCGCAGATCTTTTAAAGGTGAATAAGCGCACATTGCAACGACAATTAAAACAGCACAACATTATATTCAAGCAGTTGGTAAATGAAATGCGCCTAAAGAAAGCGTATTGGTATTTAGAGTCGAGTCAGATGGATATCACTTTATTGTCAGACATATTGGGCTACACAGACATCAGCAGCTTCTCGAGAGCCTTTAAAGCATCAACGGGCTATTCTCCGCTGATGTGGCGTAAGCGTCTGCTTGCTGTTAATTCCAATTAAAACAACATAACAGTCATATAATTGGTCTAGGCAAAAATTCGACAAAATACCCATCCAAGATCCACTAGAGTTAAAGTATACTTATTGAAGTTTTCTCACCTAGAGGTTATTTAGTGGATGATCTAATCCAGCTTATTACCCATCAAGCCATTCCTTATAGAGTAATAGCCATCACGTTGTTAGCAATAACGGCACATGTACTAGTAGTTTTACTCAGGTTATTCGTCAATCGTTTTTTGCTGAGTCAGCCAAAGAAGCAATTACAAAAACTAAAATCCTTTACCACCCTAACATCTAGTGCTTTGGCCATTGTTATTTACTTCTTTTCTTTAGGTCTAATTTTACAAGAAATTGGTATTACGCTTTCCACCTATTTTGCCAGTGTTTCGTTTATCGGATTGGCCGTTGGTTTTGGTGCCCAAGGCGTTGTTCAAGATATAGTTACCGGGTTAACCTTAGTATTTTCAGATCTTATTGATGTCGGTGATCTAGTCGAGATATCCGGACAAACCGGTATGGTTCAATCCATTACACTACGTTTTGTGCAAATTGAAAACGCACTTGGAGCAACGGTGTATATTCCAAATCGTACTATCGCGAATATTACTAACTATCCAAGAGGCTACATTCGCTGTTTGTTAGATGTCACTTTGCGCGGAGATGACAAAGTTAAATCGCAGATTAAGAGCCGCGTGCAAGAAGTCATGAGCAATATTAATGAACAATTTCCCGGTATCCTGATCACCGCCCCTTCGGTTGAAGGCCATTTAAAATTCAAATCGGGTAAGGAAGTGCTGCGGCTAAAATTTAGAATTTGGCCTAATCGAGGCGGCCCTATTGAAACCACTTTTAGCAAAGAATTAACCGCAGAGATCAAACGTTTCGACGCAGAGTTTCAAGATTGGATGATCGCTGTTAGCTATGAAGCGGAAGAGCGAAAATCCCCCATTACGCCAAGATGGTCATGGAATAAGGTGTCGACACAAGCGGATAAGAGAAACGCTGCTAAGTAACATTGGTTTAGTTGTAAAAATGTAATGATTTGGGTGGCGTCCCTGCCCTCTATGAGTTCAACCTGTTTATCGCATAGCAATTTAGAAGTGGCCTAAATAATGAAATTATTTACTAAAAAATACCATAAGCCAGGTACTCGACCTGGAATGTTGGCAAAACAAAAAGCGGTTCAAGTGTCCTTGGAGTTACTTGACTACAATGCATCATCTATACAACATCGTACAGATTTAAACATTGAACAATGTCGGCAGTTTATCGATAAGCCAAATGTTACTTGGATACATGTTCAGGGCGATCCATCAAACGACACCTTGAGAACTTTGGCCAAAGGATTAAATATTCACGAACTTTATGTCGAGGACGTGGTGAATACGGGGCAAAGACCCAAAGTTGAACTTAGCGAAAACCAAGTATTTATCGTTCTTAGCTTGCCCGTAGACAATGGAGAATTAGTAAGCGTCGAGCAAGTTAGCCTGTTTTTAACTGAAAATACGGTTGTGTCATTTTGTACTGGCACTTTCAATCCTTTTAGTCCCATAGTAGATCGCTTGAATAAAGGTTTGGGCAAGTTACGTAAACTCAATGCTGATTATTTACTCTACAATCTCGCAGATGCAGTTATCGATTTTGGCTATCCTCTACTTGAAACCTACTCTGAAAAAATCCAAAGCCTAGAAGATTCACTGTTACAATTTAGCGATGAAAAAGTACTGGCTCAAGTGCACAAGCTACGCCGTGAATTACTGCTATTAAGAAGGAAACTATGGCCACAGAGGGAAGTGATCAATGAAATCATCCGCGATGATGAATGCTTAGTGTTATCCAGCGAAACAAAGCTACATTTCCGCGATTGTCATGATCACGTGATTTCTATCATGGAGCTATTGGAAACTTACCATGAAATGACCTCTGGCTTAATGGAGTTGTATATGACAAGCGTGAGTTTAAAGCTAAATGATGTGATGAAGGTACTGACAATTATTGCCACTATATTTATCCCTCCTACATTTATCGTTGGAGTATATGGCATGAACTTCGACCCGCAGGTTAACCCATTGAATATGCCTGAATTAGAGTGGCAATACGGCTACCTGGCGGTATGGGTGTTAATTGCATTAATGATAAGTGGAATGCTATTGTTCTTTCGAAAACAAAAGTGGATCTAGCCTATTAAACATAGATAGGAAGAGCGCTTAAAACTCGACGTGACGAGTCAGATCATAAACTGATCACGGCCTTGATCTTTAGCTGAATATAATAGTTTATCTGCCTCTGAGATGAGACTTTCAGCGGATGCACTACCATGTTCACAAAGCACAGCGCCAATACTCAATGTTACCTTCACTGGGGTATCTGACACATTCTCTATTTCGAGGCTGCGGATCTTTTTGAGAATTTTACTTGCTACATACACCAGTCCATCTCTGGAAATATTAGGTAGCACCACGACGAACTCTTCTCCACCGAAACGTGCGACGCAATCAGTTGGTCTAGCAACAAGCTGTTGTAGCGTCCTACCTACCAGTTTTAAACATTCATCCCCCGCTAGATGGCCATAACTGTCATTAAATTTCTTAAAATGATCTATGTCCAAAATTAGTAGTCCGAGTGGAAAGCCTGAACGAGCAGCTAGTTTCAATTGAGTAGCAAAAAAGCCATCAAAATATCTACGGTTATATAAGCCGGTTAAACCATCTAAAAAAGACAAGCTACGCAGCTCATCAGCCATCAGTTTTGATTGAATGTGAGAGTTAACACGGTGACGTAGAGTGGAAATCGCGTAAGGCTTAGTGATGAAATCTATACAG
Above is a window of Aliiglaciecola sp. LCG003 DNA encoding:
- a CDS encoding AraC family transcriptional regulator, which gives rise to MSRNYLIRTKALHKIDELIQSLDGDPMPLLTRYQLTLASLSSEQQTMHINDLVSLLNDCAEQFNCADFGLQLGAKQDFLMLGPLGVVLMNCRTAREAMHALRGFMCFHNQSEYWNYQEHGDMVLIQRHDHFLDISDSRQYKELALSANFHLSKLLLGTKFILQRVEFSHAPLADSVHYRRLFKTDVVFNREHDQIIVAKGFLDIPLDRGDDRLKIATANYLSELKQEFVFDIVQQVITLVQQTLSSQEANLQHIADLLKVNKRTLQRQLKQHNIIFKQLVNEMRLKKAYWYLESSQMDITLLSDILGYTDISSFSRAFKASTGYSPLMWRKRLLAVNSN
- a CDS encoding mechanosensitive ion channel domain-containing protein, coding for MDDLIQLITHQAIPYRVIAITLLAITAHVLVVLLRLFVNRFLLSQPKKQLQKLKSFTTLTSSALAIVIYFFSLGLILQEIGITLSTYFASVSFIGLAVGFGAQGVVQDIVTGLTLVFSDLIDVGDLVEISGQTGMVQSITLRFVQIENALGATVYIPNRTIANITNYPRGYIRCLLDVTLRGDDKVKSQIKSRVQEVMSNINEQFPGILITAPSVEGHLKFKSGKEVLRLKFRIWPNRGGPIETTFSKELTAEIKRFDAEFQDWMIAVSYEAEERKSPITPRWSWNKVSTQADKRNAAK
- the corA gene encoding magnesium/cobalt transporter CorA, with protein sequence MKLFTKKYHKPGTRPGMLAKQKAVQVSLELLDYNASSIQHRTDLNIEQCRQFIDKPNVTWIHVQGDPSNDTLRTLAKGLNIHELYVEDVVNTGQRPKVELSENQVFIVLSLPVDNGELVSVEQVSLFLTENTVVSFCTGTFNPFSPIVDRLNKGLGKLRKLNADYLLYNLADAVIDFGYPLLETYSEKIQSLEDSLLQFSDEKVLAQVHKLRRELLLLRRKLWPQREVINEIIRDDECLVLSSETKLHFRDCHDHVISIMELLETYHEMTSGLMELYMTSVSLKLNDVMKVLTIIATIFIPPTFIVGVYGMNFDPQVNPLNMPELEWQYGYLAVWVLIALMISGMLLFFRKQKWI
- a CDS encoding diguanylate cyclase; protein product: MSITSLDVTLSKKSKPKPHVLIVDDVDINLVIAENALNETYTVATANSGYAALEYCRRNIPDLILLDIEMPGMSGLQVCEELKLNSDTRDIRIIFLTSHGGASFEDKCWEAGCIDFITKPYAISTLRHRVNSHIQSKLMADELRSLSFLDGLTGLYNRRYFDGFFATQLKLAARSGFPLGLLILDIDHFKKFNDSYGHLAGDECLKLVGRTLQQLVARPTDCVARFGGEEFVVVLPNISRDGLVYVASKILKKIRSLEIENVSDTPVKVTLSIGAVLCEHGSASAESLISEADKLLYSAKDQGRDQFMI